A portion of the Thermomicrobiales bacterium genome contains these proteins:
- the rpsL gene encoding 30S ribosomal protein S12 codes for MPTINQLVRKGRKSVKKKTKSPALGFTNNALGRYAGRTRRSQGAPQKRGVCTQVKTMTPKKPNSALRKIARVRLSNHMEVTAYIPGEGHNLQEHSVVLVRGGKVKDLPGVRYHIVRGTLDTRGVENRKNARSKYGTKAPKK; via the coding sequence GTGCCGACGATCAATCAGTTGGTCCGGAAGGGCCGAAAGAGCGTCAAGAAAAAGACCAAATCGCCAGCGCTTGGGTTTACCAACAACGCGCTCGGTCGATATGCCGGTCGCACCCGTCGTTCGCAGGGGGCTCCCCAGAAGCGCGGCGTTTGCACCCAGGTCAAGACCATGACGCCCAAGAAGCCCAACTCCGCGCTGCGCAAGATCGCCCGCGTGCGTCTTTCCAATCATATGGAAGTCACGGCGTACATTCCGGGTGAGGGTCACAATCTTCAGGAGCACTCGGTCGTGCTGGTGCGCGGCGGCAAGGTGAAAGACCTTCCCGGCGTTCGTTACCACATCGTCCGTGGCACCCTGGACACCCGCGGTGTCGAAAACCGCAAGAACGCGCGCTCGAAGTACGGAACCAAGGCGCCGAAGAAGTAG
- the rpsG gene encoding 30S ribosomal protein S7 has translation MPRRTKIEPRVPVPDSKYNSELVSRFINKLMERGKKGLAERTMYDALAIVEERSGRGALEVFEQAVNNATPFLEVKPRRVGGATYQVPVQIEGRRRQSLAIRWILTSARGRSGRSMTEKLANEILDASNGQGATIKRREDTHRMAEANRAFAHYRY, from the coding sequence ATGCCGCGACGGACCAAGATCGAGCCGCGAGTGCCGGTGCCAGATTCGAAATACAACAGCGAGCTGGTCTCCCGGTTCATCAATAAGCTCATGGAGCGAGGCAAGAAGGGCCTCGCGGAGCGCACGATGTACGACGCGCTCGCGATCGTCGAAGAGCGCTCGGGCCGTGGCGCATTGGAAGTCTTCGAGCAGGCGGTCAACAATGCGACCCCGTTCCTCGAGGTCAAGCCGCGCCGCGTTGGTGGTGCGACCTATCAGGTTCCGGTCCAGATCGAGGGCCGGCGACGCCAAAGCCTGGCGATTCGCTGGATTCTGACCTCGGCGCGTGGGCGCTCTGGCCGATCGATGACCGAAAAACTTGCGAATGAGATCCTCGATGCCTCGAACGGGCAAGGCGCCACGATCAAGCGGCGCGAGGACACCCACCGCATGGCTGAGGCGAACCGCGCCTTTGCCCACTATCGCTACTAG
- the fusA gene encoding elongation factor G produces the protein MSTSTATMPANQLNTPLARTRNIGIIAHIDAGKTTTTERILFYTGRVHRPGEVHEGAATMDWMVQERERGITITSAATTCAWKNHTINIIDTPGHVDFTVEVERSLRVLDGGVVVFDAVAGVEPQSETVWRQADKYSVPRFCFVNKMDRTGASFERTLGMIVDRLKAKPAPVQLPIGSESNFKGVIDLLEGNAIIYHDDLGQNIETTSIPADMEEAATEARRHLVELIAETDEEMMLRYLEDDEFTVDELRAGLRAATLTGQLVPVLCGSSLKNKGVQPMLDAIVSYLPSPLDVPPVEGANPRTEEMEIRTVEPGQPFSGLVFKIQADPHVGKLAYVRVYSGTLESGSYALNSTKGDRERIGRLLRMHANSREEVQSVSAGDIVAIIGLKGSFTGDTLCDPANPIVLESIVFPEPVISVAIEPKTRADQDKMGAALGRLAEEDPTFRVRTNEDTGQTLIDGMGELHLEVIVDRLLREFRVDANVGRPQVAFRETITLPVRAEGKHIRQTGGAGQYGHCVVEFEPLERGSGYIFEEKIVGGSVPREFIGPIDQGIREALTSGGQAGYPLVDIKATLVDGSYHDVDSKEVAYKIAGSLALKEAVRRGKPVVLEPIMQVEVNTPEDFMGDVIGDLNSRRGQIQGMEARAGAQVVKAFVPLAQMFGYATDLRSATQGRAVYSMEFDHYAPLPANLQEEMVAKARRV, from the coding sequence ATGAGCACGAGCACGGCAACCATGCCAGCCAACCAACTGAACACGCCGCTCGCGAGGACGCGAAACATCGGCATCATTGCTCACATCGACGCGGGCAAGACGACCACGACCGAGCGCATTCTCTTCTATACCGGTCGCGTGCATCGCCCGGGTGAGGTGCATGAAGGCGCCGCCACCATGGACTGGATGGTCCAGGAGCGCGAGCGCGGTATCACCATCACCTCGGCTGCCACGACCTGCGCGTGGAAGAATCACACCATCAACATCATCGATACCCCCGGTCACGTCGACTTCACGGTCGAGGTGGAGCGCTCGCTCCGCGTGCTCGACGGCGGCGTGGTCGTGTTCGATGCCGTTGCCGGCGTCGAGCCGCAGTCCGAGACTGTTTGGCGGCAGGCCGACAAGTACTCTGTGCCGCGCTTCTGCTTCGTCAACAAGATGGACCGCACCGGCGCATCGTTCGAGCGCACGCTCGGCATGATCGTCGACCGCCTCAAGGCCAAGCCGGCTCCGGTGCAGCTTCCGATCGGCTCGGAGTCGAACTTCAAGGGCGTCATCGATCTGCTCGAGGGCAACGCCATCATCTACCACGACGATCTCGGGCAGAACATCGAGACCACCTCGATCCCGGCCGATATGGAAGAAGCAGCCACCGAGGCGCGTCGTCATCTGGTCGAGCTCATTGCCGAGACCGATGAAGAGATGATGCTTCGCTATCTCGAGGACGATGAGTTCACGGTCGACGAGCTTCGTGCCGGCCTGCGTGCCGCTACCCTCACCGGGCAGCTGGTGCCAGTCCTGTGCGGTTCATCCCTGAAGAACAAGGGCGTCCAGCCGATGCTCGACGCCATCGTCTCCTATCTGCCGTCGCCGCTGGATGTTCCGCCGGTCGAGGGCGCCAACCCCCGCACTGAGGAGATGGAGATCCGCACGGTCGAACCCGGCCAGCCGTTCTCCGGTTTGGTCTTCAAGATCCAGGCGGATCCGCATGTGGGAAAGCTCGCATATGTGCGCGTCTATTCCGGAACGCTCGAGTCAGGTTCGTACGCACTCAACTCGACCAAGGGCGACCGCGAGCGGATCGGCCGCCTGCTGCGCATGCACGCCAACAGCCGTGAAGAAGTCCAGTCGGTCAGTGCTGGCGACATCGTTGCCATCATTGGTCTGAAGGGATCCTTCACCGGCGACACGTTGTGCGACCCAGCCAATCCGATCGTCCTCGAGTCGATCGTCTTCCCGGAGCCGGTCATCTCGGTCGCAATCGAGCCGAAGACGCGCGCCGATCAGGACAAGATGGGCGCCGCGCTTGGCCGCCTGGCGGAAGAGGATCCGACCTTCCGCGTCCGCACAAATGAGGACACGGGCCAGACCCTGATCGACGGCATGGGTGAGCTTCACCTGGAAGTCATCGTCGATCGCCTCCTGCGCGAGTTCCGGGTCGATGCGAATGTCGGTCGGCCGCAGGTTGCGTTCCGCGAGACCATCACCCTCCCGGTTCGCGCCGAGGGTAAGCACATTCGCCAGACCGGAGGCGCCGGCCAGTACGGCCACTGCGTCGTCGAGTTCGAGCCGCTCGAGCGCGGCAGCGGCTACATCTTCGAGGAGAAGATCGTCGGCGGATCGGTTCCGCGCGAGTTCATCGGCCCGATCGATCAGGGCATCCGCGAGGCGTTGACCAGCGGTGGGCAGGCGGGTTACCCGCTCGTCGACATCAAGGCGACGTTGGTGGATGGCTCGTATCACGATGTCGACTCCAAGGAAGTGGCCTACAAGATCGCAGGTTCGCTTGCGCTCAAGGAGGCAGTCCGCCGCGGCAAGCCGGTTGTGCTCGAGCCGATCATGCAGGTCGAGGTCAACACACCGGAAGACTTCATGGGCGACGTCATCGGCGACCTCAACTCGCGTCGCGGACAGATTCAGGGTATGGAGGCGCGTGCCGGGGCGCAGGTCGTCAAGGCGTTCGTTCCGCTGGCCCAGATGTTCGGGTATGCCACCGATCTTCGATCGGCCACTCAGGGCCGCGCGGTCTACTCGATGGAATTCGATCACTATGCGCCGTTGCCAGCGAATCTCCAGGAGGAGATGGTCGCCAAGGCTCGGCGCGTCTAG
- the tuf gene encoding elongation factor Tu codes for MGKQKFERTKPHVNVGTIGHVDHGKTTLTAAITKTLSLRGEAAFRSFDSIDNAPEERERGITIAIAHVEYETDKRHYAHVDCPGHADFIKNMITGAAQMDGAILVVSAPDGPMPQTREHILLARQVEVPAIVVFLNKVDMMDDPELLELVELEVRELLSTYQFPGDEIPIIRGSGLAALSSESKDPTSPEYAPIWELMNAVDDYIPTPERAIDQPFLMPIEDVFGIKGRGTVVTGRVDRGVVKVGDEIEIVGLGEQRKVVATGVEMFQKTLDEGVAGDNVGVLLRGVERTDVERGQVLCKPGSIKPHTKFAAEVYVLGKEEGGRHTPFFNGYRPQFYIRTTDVTGSIQLPDGVEMVMPGDNIQMTVELITPVACEEGLRFAIREGGRTVGAGVVTSIIE; via the coding sequence GTGGGTAAGCAGAAATTCGAGCGCACGAAGCCGCATGTCAACGTCGGGACGATCGGGCACGTCGACCATGGGAAGACGACCTTGACGGCGGCGATCACCAAGACGTTGTCGTTGCGGGGCGAGGCGGCCTTCCGCAGCTTCGATTCGATCGACAACGCGCCGGAAGAGCGGGAGCGGGGCATCACGATCGCGATTGCGCACGTGGAGTACGAAACCGACAAGCGGCACTACGCGCATGTGGACTGCCCGGGGCACGCCGACTTCATCAAGAACATGATCACCGGGGCGGCGCAGATGGACGGAGCGATCCTGGTGGTGTCGGCGCCGGACGGGCCGATGCCGCAGACGCGGGAGCACATTCTGCTGGCGCGGCAGGTGGAAGTGCCGGCCATCGTCGTCTTCCTGAACAAAGTCGACATGATGGACGACCCGGAGCTGCTGGAGCTGGTGGAGCTGGAAGTGCGGGAGCTGTTGAGCACGTATCAGTTCCCGGGCGACGAGATTCCCATCATCCGGGGATCGGGGTTGGCGGCGCTGTCGAGTGAGAGCAAGGACCCGACCTCGCCGGAGTACGCGCCGATCTGGGAGCTGATGAATGCGGTCGACGACTACATTCCGACGCCGGAGCGGGCGATCGACCAGCCGTTCCTGATGCCGATCGAAGACGTCTTCGGGATCAAGGGACGTGGCACCGTGGTGACGGGGCGGGTCGACCGGGGCGTGGTCAAGGTTGGCGATGAAATCGAAATCGTCGGGTTGGGCGAGCAGCGCAAGGTTGTGGCCACCGGGGTGGAGATGTTCCAGAAGACGTTGGACGAAGGGGTGGCCGGAGACAACGTTGGGGTGCTGTTGCGCGGGGTGGAGCGGACGGATGTGGAGCGGGGGCAGGTGCTGTGCAAACCGGGCAGCATCAAACCGCACACGAAGTTTGCCGCCGAGGTGTATGTGCTGGGCAAGGAAGAAGGGGGACGGCACACGCCGTTCTTCAATGGATACCGGCCGCAGTTCTACATTCGGACCACGGACGTGACGGGGAGCATCCAGTTGCCGGACGGAGTCGAGATGGTGATGCCGGGCGACAACATCCAGATGACGGTGGAGCTGATCACGCCGGTGGCGTGCGAGGAAGGGTTGCGGTTCGCGATCCGGGAAGGTGGCCGCACCGTCGGCGCTGGTGTCGTCACCTCGATCATCGAATAA
- the rpsJ gene encoding 30S ribosomal protein S10: MVQRKQAQKIRIRLKAYDHRILDQSAAKIVETAESTGAKVAGPVPLPTRIEKFCVIRSPFIDKDSQEQFEIRTHKRLIDVLEPSGNTIRALMRLNLPAGVDIEIKL; encoded by the coding sequence ATGGTCCAGCGGAAACAGGCTCAGAAGATCCGCATTCGGCTGAAAGCCTACGATCATCGAATCCTCGATCAGTCGGCGGCGAAGATCGTGGAGACTGCGGAATCGACCGGAGCGAAAGTGGCGGGACCAGTTCCCCTGCCAACCCGCATCGAGAAGTTCTGCGTCATCCGGTCGCCGTTCATCGACAAGGACTCGCAGGAGCAGTTCGAGATCCGGACGCACAAGCGCCTGATCGACGTGCTCGAGCCGAGCGGCAACACGATTCGCGCGCTGATGCGCCTGAATCTGCCGGCCGGTGTGGACATCGAGATCAAGCTGTAA
- the rplC gene encoding 50S ribosomal protein L3 translates to MQAMVGKKLGMTQVFDESGVVYPATVIECGPNVVTQIKTEEKDGYNAVQLGFGLDKRLNRPEQGHRKASGFQSRDLREVKADSYDDIEVGQVFKADVFKPGQLVDVTGTSKGRGFQGGVKRHGFSGGPKTHGQSDRLRAPGSIGSSATPGRVYKGTRMAGRMGNDRVTVLSLEVLRVDPERNLLLVKGSVPGHNESLVIVRNAVKAGAK, encoded by the coding sequence ATTCAGGCAATGGTCGGGAAAAAGCTGGGGATGACGCAGGTCTTCGATGAGAGCGGCGTCGTCTACCCGGCAACCGTCATCGAATGTGGGCCAAACGTGGTCACACAGATCAAGACGGAAGAGAAGGACGGATACAACGCGGTCCAGCTCGGTTTCGGGCTGGACAAGCGTCTCAATCGCCCAGAGCAAGGGCATCGCAAGGCGAGCGGCTTTCAGTCGCGCGACCTGCGCGAGGTCAAGGCGGATAGCTACGACGATATCGAAGTCGGCCAGGTTTTCAAGGCCGATGTCTTCAAGCCTGGACAACTGGTCGACGTGACCGGTACCTCCAAGGGGCGAGGTTTCCAGGGCGGTGTCAAGCGACACGGATTCTCGGGCGGTCCCAAGACACACGGTCAGTCCGACCGCCTGCGCGCGCCGGGTTCCATTGGCTCGAGCGCCACACCAGGACGTGTCTACAAGGGCACGCGCATGGCTGGCCGCATGGGCAACGACCGGGTGACGGTTCTGAGTTTGGAAGTGCTGCGGGTCGATCCCGAGCGGAATCTGCTGTTGGTCAAGGGTTCGGTCCCTGGTCACAACGAATCGCTCGTCATCGTTCGAAACGCGGTCAAAGCCGGCGCCAAGTAG
- the rplD gene encoding 50S ribosomal protein L4 produces the protein MKHDTFDLSGKKSGQIELDDSVWGIEPNIAVMHQALVMQLANARIGTADTKTRAEVSGGGRKPWRQKGTGRARQGSIRAPHWSGGGVVFGPHPRKYTQRLPKRMRRLAVRSALSAKLRDGRITFVANLAEIEPKTKAGIAAIKQLPESRSILILTPEKSENIERATGNLQDVKTILASYANVRDLLKYDRLVISTDAVPVIEGILALPDDAREPSVWKQARQAAAEEAAS, from the coding sequence ATGAAACACGACACGTTTGACCTTTCCGGAAAGAAGAGTGGCCAGATCGAGCTGGACGACAGCGTCTGGGGTATCGAGCCCAACATCGCGGTGATGCACCAGGCGTTGGTCATGCAGCTCGCCAATGCGCGCATCGGCACCGCGGACACCAAGACTCGCGCTGAGGTGAGCGGTGGTGGACGCAAGCCGTGGCGCCAGAAGGGCACCGGCCGCGCCCGCCAGGGTTCCATTCGCGCCCCGCACTGGTCGGGTGGTGGTGTGGTTTTCGGACCGCACCCGCGCAAGTACACCCAGCGCCTGCCGAAGCGGATGCGCCGGCTTGCCGTGCGCTCGGCCCTTTCGGCCAAGCTGCGCGACGGACGTATCACGTTCGTTGCCAACCTGGCGGAGATCGAGCCCAAGACCAAGGCCGGTATCGCTGCGATCAAGCAGCTTCCTGAGTCGCGATCGATCCTGATCCTGACTCCTGAGAAGAGCGAGAACATCGAGCGGGCCACTGGCAACCTCCAGGACGTGAAAACGATTCTGGCCAGCTATGCCAATGTGCGCGATTTGCTGAAGTACGACCGGCTCGTCATTTCAACCGACGCCGTCCCGGTCATCGAGGGCATTCTGGCGCTGCCGGACGATGCCCGCGAGCCAAGTGTTTGGAAGCAGGCGCGGCAAGCCGCGGCTGAGGAGGCTGCGAGCTAG
- the rplW gene encoding 50S ribosomal protein L23, producing the protein MAEIRIEQVLRRPLITEKNTRLMEENNQYSFEVDPQANKPQIRDAVEKTFNVRVKAVNTLNVKPKPKSRYASRRGGRIVGNKPGWKKAIVTLYPGQHIDIFEQV; encoded by the coding sequence ATGGCCGAGATCCGCATCGAGCAGGTGCTGCGTCGCCCGCTCATTACCGAAAAGAACACCCGGCTGATGGAGGAGAACAATCAGTACTCCTTCGAAGTCGATCCGCAGGCCAACAAGCCGCAGATCCGGGACGCGGTCGAGAAGACCTTCAACGTCCGGGTCAAGGCGGTCAATACGCTCAACGTCAAGCCGAAGCCGAAGTCGCGCTACGCGTCTCGCCGCGGCGGCCGCATCGTTGGAAACAAACCCGGCTGGAAGAAGGCGATCGTGACGCTCTACCCAGGGCAGCACATCGACATCTTCGAGCAGGTCTAG
- the rplB gene encoding 50S ribosomal protein L2: MPVRKYKPTSPGRRQMSVSGFDEITKTTPEKSLLKPLKKTAGRNNIGRITTRHRGGGAKRFYRIIDFKRNKFSVPAKVAGIEYDPNRSARIALLHYADGEKRYIISPVGLKVGDIVQAGPDAPIRTGNALPLRNIPVGSQVHNIELRRGGGGQLARSAGSSAQLMGKQENYAVLRMPSGEVRRVHIDCMATLGQVGNVDHENVVIGKAGRNRHKGKRPTVRGSVMNPRDHPHGGGEGRAPIGGQPKTKWGKPAFQRTRNNKRTDSLIVRRRVTGKGRRR; this comes from the coding sequence ATGCCAGTTCGCAAGTACAAGCCCACTTCCCCGGGCCGACGCCAGATGAGCGTCAGTGGTTTCGACGAAATCACCAAGACGACGCCAGAGAAGTCGCTGCTGAAGCCGCTGAAGAAGACCGCCGGCCGCAACAACATCGGCCGCATCACCACCCGTCATCGCGGTGGTGGCGCAAAGCGGTTCTATCGCATCATCGACTTCAAGCGGAACAAGTTCTCGGTTCCGGCCAAAGTCGCCGGTATCGAGTACGACCCGAATCGGTCGGCGCGCATCGCCCTCCTGCACTATGCCGATGGCGAGAAACGCTACATCATCTCGCCGGTTGGGCTGAAAGTGGGCGATATCGTCCAGGCCGGACCTGACGCGCCGATTCGCACCGGCAACGCGCTGCCACTCCGGAACATCCCGGTCGGTTCGCAGGTGCACAACATCGAGCTCCGTCGCGGCGGTGGTGGTCAGCTTGCCCGTTCTGCTGGTTCGTCCGCGCAGTTGATGGGTAAGCAAGAGAACTACGCGGTGTTGCGCATGCCGTCGGGCGAGGTGCGCCGTGTTCACATCGATTGCATGGCCACGCTCGGCCAGGTTGGCAATGTCGATCACGAGAACGTGGTAATCGGCAAGGCCGGGCGAAATCGTCACAAGGGCAAGCGTCCGACCGTCCGCGGCTCGGTCATGAACCCGCGTGACCATCCGCACGGCGGCGGTGAGGGCCGGGCGCCGATCGGCGGTCAGCCCAAGACCAAGTGGGGCAAGCCTGCGTTCCAGCGAACGCGCAACAACAAGCGCACCGATTCCTTGATTGTCCGGCGACGCGTCACCGGCAAGGGACGACGACGATAA
- the rpsS gene encoding 30S ribosomal protein S19, translated as MVRSSKKGPYIDHNLLEKVTVMNKAGDRKVVRTWARACQIFPEMVGHTFAVHNGRQHVPVYITEQMVGHRLGEFAPTRTFRGHGKDADRRARR; from the coding sequence GTGGTTAGAAGTTCGAAAAAGGGTCCATACATCGACCACAACCTTCTGGAGAAGGTCACGGTCATGAACAAGGCGGGAGATCGCAAGGTCGTGCGCACGTGGGCGCGCGCTTGCCAGATTTTCCCGGAAATGGTGGGGCACACCTTTGCGGTGCACAACGGCCGGCAGCATGTTCCGGTCTACATCACCGAGCAAATGGTGGGTCATCGTCTAGGTGAATTCGCGCCCACGCGCACGTTCCGCGGCCACGGCAAAGACGCCGATCGCCGGGCGCGCCGCTAA
- the rplV gene encoding 50S ribosomal protein L22: MEVIASLEKVRVSPTKARLVVDLCRGKKVSEAQAIMRFVPNKTAFEVERLLKSVAANAENNYDLDPDDLWIKAIYVDEGPSMRRFKAKARGRVGRIQRRTSKITVIAEDRGDR, from the coding sequence ATGGAAGTCATTGCGAGTCTGGAAAAGGTGCGCGTTTCGCCAACAAAGGCCCGGTTGGTCGTCGACCTTTGCCGCGGCAAGAAGGTGAGCGAGGCGCAAGCGATCATGCGATTTGTGCCGAACAAGACCGCCTTCGAGGTGGAGCGGCTGCTGAAGTCGGTCGCCGCGAATGCGGAGAACAACTATGACCTCGATCCGGACGATCTCTGGATCAAGGCTATCTATGTCGATGAGGGACCGTCGATGCGCCGCTTCAAGGCCAAGGCCCGCGGGCGCGTCGGCCGCATCCAGCGACGGACCAGCAAGATCACGGTCATCGCCGAGGATCGAGGAGACCGCTAA
- the rpsC gene encoding 30S ribosomal protein S3 produces the protein MGRKVNPVGFRLGIVSDWDSKWYAERNYTEQLHEDLEIREMIMKELTRAGISRIELERSANKVDVTLHTSKPGIVIGKQGANVERIRQQLEKKVGKKVHLKIEEIKIPEIDATLIGESIAEQIARRVSYRRAMKHAVQQAMRRGAKGIKIRLSGRLGGAEMSRSVVEMEGRVPLHTLRADIDFAVIHAHTTYGRIGVKVWVYKGDVLPESRRSDAALAADLLAMPVRD, from the coding sequence ATGGGACGCAAAGTTAATCCGGTCGGTTTCCGGCTGGGCATCGTCAGCGACTGGGATTCCAAGTGGTACGCCGAGCGGAACTACACCGAGCAGCTGCATGAGGATCTCGAGATTCGCGAGATGATCATGAAAGAGCTCACCCGCGCGGGAATCTCGCGCATCGAGCTCGAGCGATCGGCGAACAAGGTCGACGTGACGCTGCATACCAGCAAGCCCGGCATCGTGATTGGCAAGCAAGGCGCCAATGTCGAACGAATCCGGCAGCAGCTGGAAAAGAAGGTCGGCAAGAAGGTCCATCTCAAGATCGAAGAGATCAAGATCCCGGAGATCGATGCCACCCTGATCGGCGAGAGCATCGCCGAGCAGATCGCGCGACGTGTTTCCTACCGGCGCGCCATGAAGCACGCGGTGCAGCAGGCGATGCGCCGCGGCGCCAAGGGCATCAAGATCCGCCTCTCCGGTCGTCTCGGCGGCGCGGAAATGAGCCGGTCGGTCGTCGAGATGGAAGGCCGGGTGCCGCTGCATACCCTGCGCGCGGATATCGACTTCGCCGTGATCCATGCGCACACGACCTACGGACGCATTGGCGTCAAGGTCTGGGTCTATAAGGGTGACGTCCTTCCGGAGTCCCGCCGGTCCGATGCGGCGCTTGCCGCGGACCTGCTGGCCATGCCAGTGCGCGACTAG
- the rplP gene encoding 50S ribosomal protein L16: MLMPKRTKYRKIFRPRKVQGKAQRGSTIAFGEYGLMAMDNAWITARQIESGRRAITNYLKRGGKVWIRIFPDKAITQKPAETRMGSGKGSPEYWVAVIKPGRIIYEVSGVPQERAEEALRRAAMKMPIKCKFVTKPEIGTGEAVADELAS; encoded by the coding sequence ATGTTGATGCCAAAGCGAACCAAGTATCGAAAGATCTTCCGTCCGCGGAAGGTTCAGGGTAAGGCCCAGCGCGGATCGACCATCGCCTTCGGCGAGTACGGTCTGATGGCGATGGACAACGCCTGGATCACCGCTCGGCAGATCGAGTCCGGCCGCCGTGCTATCACCAACTATCTGAAGCGTGGTGGTAAGGTCTGGATCCGCATTTTCCCGGACAAGGCGATCACCCAGAAGCCAGCGGAAACCCGCATGGGTTCCGGCAAGGGTTCGCCCGAATACTGGGTGGCGGTGATCAAGCCGGGCCGCATCATCTATGAGGTCTCGGGTGTGCCTCAGGAACGCGCCGAGGAGGCGCTCCGGCGCGCGGCCATGAAGATGCCGATCAAGTGCAAGTTCGTGACCAAGCCCGAGATTGGCACCGGCGAGGCCGTTGCAGACGAGCTCGCGTCCTAG
- the rpmC gene encoding 50S ribosomal protein L29, producing the protein MKPAELRSMTEDQLDKLETELHVEWRNLRFQESVGQLTNNARIRTIRKDLARILTIRHERVLDAELGN; encoded by the coding sequence ATGAAGCCTGCTGAATTGCGATCGATGACCGAAGACCAGCTCGACAAGCTGGAAACCGAGCTCCATGTCGAGTGGCGCAACCTGCGTTTCCAGGAGTCGGTCGGTCAACTCACGAACAATGCCCGAATTCGCACCATCCGCAAGGATCTGGCCCGCATCCTGACGATCCGTCACGAGCGCGTGCTCGATGCGGAACTCGGCAACTAA
- the rpsQ gene encoding 30S ribosomal protein S17 — protein MPDAAVTTRDTAPRTQKVGRVVSDKMDKTVVVAVDYVRRHPLYHKRITRTSKFQAHDANNDCKVGDIVRIEETRPISKNKNWIVREIVERSVQI, from the coding sequence ATGCCAGACGCAGCTGTGACAACTCGCGACACCGCGCCGCGCACCCAAAAGGTTGGCCGCGTGGTGAGCGACAAGATGGACAAGACGGTCGTGGTCGCGGTCGACTACGTTCGCCGCCACCCGCTTTACCACAAGCGCATCACCCGAACGAGCAAGTTCCAGGCGCACGACGCCAACAACGATTGCAAGGTCGGGGATATCGTCCGCATCGAGGAGACGCGGCCGATTTCGAAGAACAAGAACTGGATCGTTCGCGAAATCGTCGAGCGTTCGGTTCAAATCTAG
- the rplN gene encoding 50S ribosomal protein L14, with protein MIQPQTRLRVADNSGAKEIMCIRVLGGASKKYGRVGDTIIASVKQAQPNSGVKKGDVVRAVVVRTAQEYGRPDGSHIKFDDNAAVLINLQGAPRGTRIFGPVGRELREKQYMRIVSLAPEVL; from the coding sequence GTGATTCAGCCACAAACCCGGCTTCGGGTGGCCGACAACAGCGGCGCCAAGGAAATCATGTGCATCCGCGTGCTCGGTGGCGCGTCGAAGAAGTATGGCCGCGTTGGTGACACCATCATCGCGTCGGTCAAGCAGGCGCAGCCAAACTCGGGCGTCAAGAAGGGCGATGTCGTGCGTGCCGTCGTCGTTCGCACCGCGCAGGAATATGGCCGCCCGGACGGCAGCCACATCAAGTTCGATGACAACGCCGCTGTCCTCATCAATTTGCAGGGCGCGCCGCGCGGAACGCGCATCTTTGGCCCGGTCGGCCGTGAGCTCCGCGAGAAGCAGTACATGCGGATCGTGTCGCTCGCGCCGGAAGTGCTCTAG
- the rplX gene encoding 50S ribosomal protein L24, which produces MNKIRRGDEVEVISGRNKGQRGTVRINMVDEEKVVVEGVNIVIKHIKRGRARQAGRIEVEAPLPVSKVKLVCPNCGKPTRVGVHAGADGKNVRYCKSCEKDIPRPQD; this is translated from the coding sequence ATGAACAAGATTCGGCGCGGCGATGAGGTCGAGGTGATCTCTGGCCGCAACAAGGGCCAGCGCGGAACCGTCCGCATCAACATGGTCGACGAGGAAAAGGTTGTCGTCGAAGGCGTCAACATCGTCATCAAGCACATCAAGCGGGGCCGCGCGCGGCAGGCGGGACGCATCGAGGTCGAAGCGCCGCTGCCAGTGTCGAAGGTCAAGTTGGTGTGCCCCAACTGCGGCAAACCGACCCGCGTTGGTGTCCATGCGGGTGCTGACGGAAAGAACGTGCGCTACTGCAAGTCATGTGAGAAGGACATCCCCCGGCCCCAGGACTAG